A region from the Gemmatimonadaceae bacterium genome encodes:
- a CDS encoding S41 family peptidase yields MRLTSRGFVAGLTLLLAAGCADSIVGTNSVADHGTVFDDLWHQVDLHYSYFDLKHIDWDSLGAHYRPIALAATTDAQFATVLSQLLSELHDVHVSLTPLGATTTMRYISHAEAAPTFHDERRTMARYVTSTDSTPDGELVYGYVAPTVGYVRIASFQGDGWAGDMDAVVRALGNANALIVDVRDNGGGNYLLAADVAGRFADRKRTYGYVRRRNGPAHADFTADMAETIEPKGTHFAGRVIVLTNRHVFSSGEDFVLAMRTIPATTVVGDTTGGASGGPITRELPNGWSFQLSEWIEYTPDHATFEGVGLAPDIVVKATAADATRGVDAALERAVALASTAVNSAAIK; encoded by the coding sequence GTGCGCCTGACTTCGCGCGGGTTCGTCGCCGGCCTGACGCTGCTGCTCGCCGCCGGGTGCGCCGACTCGATCGTCGGCACGAATTCCGTGGCCGACCACGGCACCGTCTTCGACGATCTCTGGCATCAGGTCGACCTCCACTATTCGTACTTCGACCTGAAGCACATCGACTGGGACTCGCTGGGCGCGCACTACCGCCCGATCGCGCTCGCGGCGACGACGGACGCGCAATTCGCCACGGTCCTGTCGCAATTGCTAAGCGAGCTGCACGACGTTCACGTCTCCCTGACGCCGCTAGGCGCGACCACCACGATGCGGTACATCTCGCACGCCGAGGCAGCGCCGACGTTTCATGATGAACGGCGGACGATGGCGCGGTACGTCACGAGTACCGATTCGACGCCCGACGGTGAGCTCGTGTACGGTTACGTGGCGCCGACGGTCGGGTATGTTCGCATCGCCAGCTTTCAGGGCGACGGATGGGCCGGCGACATGGACGCCGTCGTTCGCGCATTAGGAAACGCGAACGCGCTGATCGTCGACGTTCGTGACAACGGCGGCGGCAACTATCTGCTCGCGGCGGACGTCGCCGGCCGCTTCGCCGACCGCAAGCGAACGTACGGCTACGTGCGGCGCAGGAACGGCCCCGCGCACGCCGACTTCACGGCGGACATGGCGGAAACGATCGAGCCCAAAGGCACGCACTTCGCCGGCCGCGTGATCGTGTTGACGAACCGCCACGTGTTCAGCAGCGGAGAGGACTTCGTGCTCGCCATGCGCACGATCCCGGCGACAACTGTCGTGGGCGATACCACGGGCGGTGCGTCGGGCGGTCCGATCACCCGAGAGCTTCCGAATGGTTGGAGCTTTCAGCTCTCGGAATGGATCGAGTACACGCCGGACCACGCCACGTTCGAAGGCGTTGGATTGGCGCCGGACATCGTCGTGAAGGCCACGGCCGCCGATGCCACGCGCGGCGTCGATGCCGCGCTCGAGCGCGCGGTCGCGCTCGCCTCGACCGCGGTCAACTCGGCCGCCATCAAATAG
- the nusA gene encoding transcription termination factor NusA produces MVSSAEILAAFREVSNTKQLDRAELYALLQDGILAALAKKYGPNVKAEVDIDDGKGDIRIVLLRTVVSDVQDPSNEISIDDAKAFDESFEMGDVMEEPVDFAVFGRAAVQAAKQRIIQRVREGERTRIRDEFATRVGDLLSGEVQQIERGKLVIMLNKFREAEAIIPYREQNHREHFHQGEPIRAVLKRVEETPKGPRLIFSRGDPLFVKALFKLEVPEIQQNIVEIRAAAREVGSRTKIAVFSRDDSIDPVGACVGLKGSRVQAVVNELNGERIDIVPWSPDPERFAKLALAPAKVARVFSDPTSKTIQAVVDEDQLSLAIGRNGQNVRLASELTGWKIDLYSSREWLERGGEGQLFQPLPEEGEEVADVRLSDIGGMPPATVAVLEDAGYRTLNDIIDLEREDFLKLPGIAPEEADRIMALIDELTTDDGGEEQGGGEGDSAA; encoded by the coding sequence ATGGTCAGTTCTGCAGAGATTCTCGCCGCGTTTCGCGAGGTATCGAACACCAAGCAGCTCGATCGCGCGGAACTGTACGCGTTGCTCCAGGACGGCATTCTCGCCGCCCTCGCCAAGAAATACGGGCCGAACGTCAAGGCCGAAGTCGACATCGATGACGGCAAGGGCGACATTCGCATCGTCCTCCTGCGCACGGTCGTCTCCGACGTTCAGGATCCCAGCAACGAGATCTCGATCGACGACGCCAAGGCGTTCGACGAGTCGTTCGAGATGGGCGACGTCATGGAAGAGCCGGTGGACTTCGCCGTCTTCGGCCGCGCCGCCGTGCAGGCCGCCAAACAGCGCATCATTCAACGCGTCCGTGAAGGCGAGCGCACGCGCATTCGCGACGAGTTCGCGACGCGCGTCGGCGACCTCCTCTCGGGCGAAGTGCAACAGATCGAGCGCGGCAAGCTCGTCATCATGCTCAACAAGTTTCGCGAGGCGGAAGCCATCATTCCGTATCGCGAGCAGAATCATCGCGAGCACTTTCATCAAGGCGAGCCGATTCGCGCCGTCCTGAAGCGCGTCGAAGAAACGCCCAAGGGGCCTCGCCTGATCTTCAGCCGCGGCGATCCGCTCTTCGTGAAGGCGCTGTTCAAGCTCGAGGTGCCCGAGATCCAGCAGAACATCGTGGAGATCCGGGCCGCGGCCCGCGAAGTGGGCAGCAGGACAAAAATTGCGGTCTTCTCGCGCGACGATTCGATCGATCCCGTCGGCGCATGCGTCGGGCTCAAGGGCTCGCGCGTGCAAGCCGTGGTGAACGAGCTGAACGGCGAACGAATCGACATCGTGCCGTGGTCGCCCGATCCGGAGCGCTTCGCCAAGCTGGCGCTCGCGCCGGCCAAGGTGGCGCGCGTGTTCAGCGATCCAACGTCCAAGACCATTCAGGCGGTCGTGGACGAAGACCAGCTCTCACTGGCGATCGGCCGCAACGGACAGAACGTTCGTCTCGCGTCCGAGCTCACCGGTTGGAAGATCGACCTCTACTCGAGCCGCGAGTGGCTGGAGCGCGGCGGCGAGGGTCAATTGTTTCAACCGCTGCCCGAGGAAGGTGAAGAAGTGGCCGACGTTCGCCTCTCGGACATCGGGGGCATGCCGCCGGCCACCGTGGCGGTGCTCGAGGACGCGGGTTATCGCACGCTCAACGACATCATTGACCTCGAGCGCGAGGATTTCCTCAAGCTCCCGGGCATTGCGCCGGAAGAGGCCGATCGCATCATGGCGTTGATCGATGAGCTCACGACGGATGATGGTGGTGAAGAGCAAGGCGGGGGAGAGGGTGATAGCGCGGCCTGA
- the gatB gene encoding Asp-tRNA(Asn)/Glu-tRNA(Gln) amidotransferase subunit GatB translates to MTTAASGKWTDRYEMVVGLEVHVQLKTATKIFCRCSTDFGASPNANTCPVCLALPGALPVLNEHAVELAIRAALALECTVNTTSVFARKNYFYPDLPKGYQISQFDKPIASGGCVTIGARRDGSDVRIGLTRAHMEEDAGKSVHDRFSGFTGVDLNRAGVPLLEIVSEPEMFDTAQVDAYLKTLKQILEYTRVSDVNMEEGSLRVDANISVRERGETNLGTKTELKNLNSFSNVVRALEVEFARQCALIDAGGRVEQQTLLWDEHAGDVRPARSKEGSHDYRYFPEPDLPPLIISGKRLDHIRRHLPELPAARRERYRREYPVLTDYDLHVLTAGPAIGEYFEQVARQSDDGKTAANWMMGEVLAALKSTGQSVEHFTVRPADLAQLLNLVRDDVVSHTAAKQIFATMVRTGDPPAQIAQRDRLLKISDESALSDWIDEVFAEHPDEARRFVGGEKRLQGVLVGFVMKKSSGSADPKRVNQLLATRVGT, encoded by the coding sequence ATGACCACCGCCGCGTCAGGGAAGTGGACCGACCGGTACGAGATGGTCGTCGGCCTCGAGGTGCACGTCCAGCTCAAGACGGCGACCAAGATTTTCTGTCGCTGCTCGACGGATTTCGGTGCGTCGCCCAACGCGAACACCTGCCCGGTGTGTCTCGCGCTGCCGGGGGCGCTGCCCGTGCTCAACGAGCACGCCGTGGAGCTGGCGATTCGCGCGGCCCTCGCTCTCGAGTGCACGGTGAACACGACGTCGGTGTTCGCGCGGAAGAACTATTTCTATCCCGACTTGCCGAAGGGGTATCAGATCTCGCAGTTCGACAAACCGATCGCGAGCGGCGGGTGCGTCACCATCGGCGCTCGGCGCGATGGGTCGGACGTTCGCATTGGGCTGACGCGCGCGCACATGGAGGAAGACGCCGGCAAGTCCGTTCACGACCGGTTCTCGGGGTTCACCGGCGTCGACCTCAATCGTGCCGGCGTGCCGCTGCTCGAGATCGTCAGCGAGCCCGAGATGTTCGACACGGCCCAGGTCGACGCATATTTGAAGACACTCAAGCAAATTCTCGAATACACGCGCGTCAGCGACGTCAACATGGAAGAGGGCAGTCTTCGCGTCGACGCCAATATCAGCGTCCGCGAGCGGGGCGAGACGAACCTCGGGACCAAGACCGAGCTCAAGAACTTGAACTCGTTTTCGAACGTCGTCCGCGCGCTCGAGGTCGAGTTCGCGCGGCAGTGCGCGCTGATCGACGCCGGCGGCAGAGTCGAACAACAGACGCTGTTGTGGGATGAGCACGCCGGCGACGTCCGGCCCGCGCGCTCGAAGGAAGGCAGTCACGATTACCGCTACTTTCCCGAGCCCGATCTGCCGCCGCTCATCATCTCGGGCAAACGACTCGATCACATCAGGCGACACCTGCCGGAGCTACCGGCCGCCCGGCGCGAGCGATACCGTCGCGAATACCCGGTGCTGACCGACTATGACCTCCACGTACTCACCGCCGGCCCAGCGATCGGTGAATACTTCGAGCAGGTGGCGCGGCAGAGCGACGACGGAAAGACCGCCGCCAACTGGATGATGGGCGAAGTGCTCGCGGCGCTGAAAAGCACCGGACAGTCCGTCGAGCACTTCACGGTGCGTCCCGCCGATCTCGCACAGTTGCTGAACCTCGTTCGCGACGACGTCGTGAGCCACACGGCGGCCAAGCAGATTTTCGCCACCATGGTCCGCACGGGCGATCCGCCGGCGCAGATCGCCCAACGCGATCGACTGCTCAAAATCAGCGACGAGAGCGCGCTGTCGGATTGGATCGACGAAGTGTTCGCCGAGCATCCGGACGAAGCGCGGCGGTTCGTCGGCGGCGAGAAGCGGTTACAGGGTGTGCTCGTCGGCTTCGTGATGAAGAAATCCAGCGGCAGCGCCGACCCGAAGCGGGTGAATCAGTTGCTTGCCACGCGCGTCGGAACGTAG
- a CDS encoding zinc dependent phospholipase C family protein, translating to MTARRAVALALVFLIVAPAVAHAWTPGTHVYLGEAVMRSLALLPPSIAALLKEFPYDFLYGSIAADTSIAKKYVPVGRHCHSWNVGMEILDGAGDDPLRAFGLGYLSHLAADSVAHNYFVPKQLAVTSSTSGLGHSYWESRFETHLGTACARSARELILLDHSRSDGLLDRVLSPTIFSTSTNRRIFRGMVIVADNESWQRIFQLMKENSRWDLPDDEVGAYVARSYDFIIDMLQRMDRSEPFRLDPSGDEALRLAKKVRRKTLREVGDHRLHEEADRVFGMPDTTLPFSRNLADPLYVPTRVASN from the coding sequence GTGACAGCCCGGCGCGCCGTCGCGCTCGCCCTGGTGTTCCTGATTGTCGCGCCGGCGGTCGCGCACGCCTGGACGCCGGGTACGCACGTCTACCTCGGCGAAGCGGTCATGCGATCGCTGGCGCTCCTGCCGCCGTCGATTGCCGCGCTGCTCAAGGAATTCCCGTACGACTTTCTGTATGGGTCGATCGCGGCGGACACGAGCATTGCGAAGAAGTACGTGCCGGTCGGCCGCCACTGTCACTCATGGAACGTCGGGATGGAGATTCTCGACGGCGCGGGCGATGATCCGCTCCGCGCGTTCGGGTTGGGATACCTGTCGCATCTCGCGGCAGACTCCGTGGCGCACAACTACTTCGTACCGAAGCAACTCGCGGTCACGTCGAGCACGTCGGGGCTCGGACACTCGTATTGGGAGAGCAGGTTCGAGACCCACCTGGGCACCGCGTGCGCACGCAGCGCGCGCGAGCTCATTCTGCTCGATCACTCGCGCTCGGACGGCCTGCTCGACCGCGTGTTGAGTCCCACGATTTTCAGCACGTCGACCAACCGCCGCATCTTCCGCGGGATGGTCATCGTCGCCGACAACGAGTCGTGGCAGCGCATCTTCCAGCTCATGAAGGAGAACAGCCGCTGGGATTTGCCGGATGACGAAGTCGGCGCGTACGTCGCGCGCTCGTACGATTTCATCATCGACATGCTGCAGCGCATGGATCGCTCGGAGCCGTTCCGCCTCGATCCGTCGGGCGACGAAGCACTGCGCCTGGCGAAGAAGGTGCGCCGCAAGACGCTGCGTGAAGTGGGCGACCATCGGCTCCATGAAGAAGCCGATCGCGTATTCGGGATGCCCGACACGACGCTGCCGTTTTCGCGGAACCTCGCCGATCCGCTCTACGTTCCGACGCGCGTGGCAAGCAACTGA
- a CDS encoding DUF948 domain-containing protein, protein MASLFSLGPFLMQAAAATHDTLLVKPVLPAHGVFEQITTIASAIITLALLVLVVVAVPVAWHFRKVYRKVSHLLDRMQGDITPIMHHLSVITDNVNFVTTSIRTDVQKVNATIVAANERVQHAVALTEERLNEFNALLAVVQDEAEQVFVSTASAVRGVRGGAAAFRRRGMDLASDELDPAVLADAIESQLESEEEDDGHDGSSQPSAEPAAGGFTAVPRVRPRARHPRSGRGGLGGI, encoded by the coding sequence ATGGCTTCACTTTTTTCGCTGGGACCATTTCTGATGCAGGCGGCCGCGGCGACCCACGACACGCTGCTGGTCAAGCCGGTGTTGCCGGCGCACGGGGTGTTCGAGCAGATCACGACGATCGCGAGCGCGATCATCACACTCGCGCTGCTCGTGCTCGTCGTCGTGGCGGTTCCGGTTGCCTGGCACTTCCGGAAGGTGTATCGCAAGGTCAGCCATCTGCTCGACCGGATGCAGGGCGACATCACGCCCATCATGCATCACTTGAGCGTGATCACCGACAACGTCAACTTCGTCACGACCTCGATCCGGACCGACGTGCAGAAGGTGAATGCGACGATCGTGGCCGCCAACGAGCGCGTGCAGCACGCCGTGGCGCTGACCGAGGAACGCCTGAACGAATTCAATGCGTTGCTCGCGGTGGTGCAGGACGAAGCGGAGCAGGTGTTCGTGTCCACGGCCTCTGCCGTCCGCGGAGTTCGCGGCGGAGCGGCCGCATTCCGACGCCGTGGGATGGACCTTGCGTCAGACGAGCTCGATCCGGCCGTTCTGGCCGATGCAATCGAAAGCCAATTGGAAAGCGAGGAGGAAGACGATGGCCACGACGGCAGCTCCCAACCGTCCGCGGAGCCGGCGGCAGGCGGCTTCACAGCAGTCCCGCGCGTCCGGCCGCGGGCCCGCCATCCGCGGAGCGGACGAGGCGGCCTCGGAGGGATATGA
- a CDS encoding polyphenol oxidase family protein gives MTILEQSEVIGDFAEFGIRAFATSRDAGTFGVNGGEPVSEVMGRWNQLRQELAPSSAGIAGTAGTAGTAGGVRLASASQVHGNRVVVHHRGWEGWLRGDAADGHVSIERGTALAVSVADCVPVFVAHPSGAIALLHSGWRGTVARIIERGIEALIHRGLPASELRVHTGVAICGECYEVSPDVYGQLTGKVVDKPATVDLRAIIADHARGMGVRHITSSPSCTRCDNARFFSHRAGDSGRQLGVMFADE, from the coding sequence GTGACGATTCTCGAACAATCGGAAGTCATCGGCGACTTCGCGGAGTTCGGCATTCGCGCCTTCGCGACGTCGCGTGATGCCGGAACGTTCGGCGTAAATGGCGGTGAGCCGGTCAGCGAGGTGATGGGCCGATGGAACCAGCTGCGCCAGGAGCTCGCGCCAAGCAGCGCGGGAATCGCGGGAACCGCGGGGACCGCGGGAACCGCGGGCGGTGTGCGGCTCGCGAGCGCGTCACAGGTCCACGGCAATCGCGTCGTCGTCCATCATCGCGGCTGGGAGGGCTGGCTGCGCGGCGATGCCGCCGACGGCCACGTTTCGATCGAGCGCGGCACCGCGCTGGCCGTGAGCGTCGCCGACTGCGTGCCGGTCTTCGTCGCGCATCCGTCCGGCGCGATCGCCTTGCTGCATTCCGGCTGGCGAGGCACGGTGGCGCGCATCATCGAGCGCGGGATCGAAGCGCTGATTCATCGCGGACTCCCGGCCAGCGAGTTGCGAGTACACACCGGCGTCGCGATCTGCGGAGAGTGCTACGAGGTGAGCCCCGATGTTTACGGACAGCTCACCGGCAAGGTCGTCGACAAACCGGCCACCGTCGATTTGCGCGCCATCATTGCCGACCACGCGCGCGGCATGGGTGTCAGGCACATCACGTCGAGCCCATCGTGCACGCGATGCGACAACGCGCGTTTCTTCTCGCACCGTGCCGGCGATTCCGGACGCCAGCTCGGCGTCATGTTCGCCGACGAATGA
- the murA gene encoding UDP-N-acetylglucosamine 1-carboxyvinyltransferase translates to MPRLRHCFSRGAPDILRSIPTTTTSYASATHMSALQFIVQGGQRLSGTIRPSGNKNAALPIVCAALLTEHPVTLENVPRIRDVETLVELIATLGVDVAWSERNTLQIHAKTVKSASLDPKLCRKIRASILLAAPLLARCGEIELPPPGGDVIGRRRVDTHFLALERLGAHFELDESFHLSTKGLRGADVFLDEPSVTATENAITAAVAASGTTILRNAASEPHVQDLCHFLIALGADIDGVGTNKLTIEGGRQLGGATHRIGPDHIEVGSFIGMAAATGSELRIADAGIEHLRSTLMGFARLGVSCKIEGADLVVPAEQEKVIQSDLGGHVPKLEDQPWPAFPADTMSIALVAATQCTGLILIHEKMFESRLFFVDKLVGMGARIVLCDPHRALVSGPSRLRGSTVDSPDIRAGMAMLVAAMTADGESTINNVAQIERGYERIDERLRALGAKIERVEDRRAK, encoded by the coding sequence ATGCCACGACTCCGCCATTGCTTTTCGCGCGGGGCCCCGGACATTCTTCGCTCGATTCCGACCACGACCACCAGCTACGCCTCAGCCACGCACATGAGCGCTCTGCAGTTCATCGTCCAAGGTGGACAACGCCTGTCCGGAACGATTCGCCCGTCCGGCAACAAGAACGCCGCGCTGCCCATCGTGTGCGCGGCCCTGCTCACCGAACACCCGGTGACGCTCGAGAACGTGCCGCGCATTCGCGACGTCGAGACGCTGGTCGAGCTCATCGCCACCCTGGGCGTCGACGTCGCGTGGTCGGAGCGCAACACGCTTCAGATTCATGCGAAAACCGTAAAGTCGGCGAGCCTCGACCCCAAGCTGTGCCGAAAGATTCGCGCGTCGATTCTTCTGGCCGCGCCGCTCCTCGCGCGCTGCGGCGAGATCGAGCTGCCGCCGCCGGGCGGCGACGTCATCGGCCGCCGCCGCGTCGACACGCATTTTCTGGCGCTCGAGCGCCTCGGCGCCCACTTCGAGCTCGATGAGAGCTTCCATCTCTCCACGAAAGGCCTCCGCGGCGCCGACGTCTTTCTCGATGAGCCCAGCGTCACGGCCACCGAGAACGCGATCACCGCGGCCGTTGCCGCGAGCGGCACCACCATCCTCCGCAACGCGGCCAGCGAGCCACACGTTCAGGACCTCTGCCACTTTCTCATCGCGCTCGGCGCCGACATCGACGGCGTCGGCACGAACAAGCTGACCATCGAAGGTGGACGACAGCTCGGCGGCGCGACGCATCGTATCGGCCCGGACCACATCGAGGTCGGTTCGTTTATCGGCATGGCGGCCGCCACGGGATCGGAGCTGCGCATCGCGGACGCCGGCATCGAACATCTCCGGTCGACGCTCATGGGCTTCGCGCGCCTCGGCGTCTCGTGCAAGATCGAAGGAGCGGATCTCGTCGTGCCCGCCGAGCAGGAAAAGGTCATTCAGAGCGATCTCGGCGGGCACGTGCCGAAGCTCGAGGATCAGCCGTGGCCGGCTTTCCCGGCGGACACGATGTCGATCGCGCTCGTCGCCGCGACGCAATGTACCGGGCTCATTCTGATCCACGAGAAGATGTTCGAGTCGCGCCTCTTCTTCGTCGATAAGCTGGTGGGCATGGGCGCGCGCATCGTGCTGTGCGATCCGCACCGCGCGCTCGTCTCCGGTCCGTCGCGGCTGCGCGGCAGCACCGTCGATTCACCCGACATTCGCGCCGGCATGGCGATGCTCGTCGCCGCGATGACGGCCGACGGCGAGAGCACCATCAACAACGTCGCCCAGATCGAACGCGGCTACGAGCGCATCGACGAGCGGCTGCGCGCGCTCGGTGCCAAGATCGAGCGCGTGGAAGACCGCCGGGCAAAATGA
- the rimP gene encoding ribosome maturation factor RimP has translation MSQLDAVGYDLVELRRGGTKSRPLLEVRIDRRDGQAVSVDDCATASRALEARLDGSELVSPQYVLQVSSPGERPLNGPSDWRRFVGEWANALAPDHGGRFEGRIVAVEEEDAGRAVVVLELNQKGRKVQRRIPLADVKEARLAFKI, from the coding sequence GTGTCGCAGCTTGACGCGGTCGGGTACGATCTCGTGGAGCTGCGGCGTGGTGGAACGAAGAGTCGGCCGTTGCTCGAGGTTCGCATCGATCGGCGCGACGGGCAGGCGGTGAGCGTGGACGATTGTGCCACGGCGTCGCGTGCGCTCGAGGCGCGGTTGGATGGCAGCGAGCTCGTGTCGCCGCAGTATGTGTTGCAGGTCTCGTCGCCAGGCGAGCGGCCGCTGAACGGGCCGTCCGATTGGCGACGTTTCGTCGGTGAGTGGGCCAACGCGCTGGCGCCGGATCACGGCGGCCGGTTCGAAGGACGGATTGTGGCGGTCGAAGAAGAAGACGCCGGACGGGCGGTGGTGGTGCTCGAGCTGAATCAGAAGGGGAGGAAGGTCCAGCGCCGAATTCCGCTGGCTGACGTCAAGGAGGCGCGGCTCGCCTTCAAAATCTAG